One Anaerolineae bacterium genomic window, CCCTCTCCTTCTCCTCCTTTTCCAGCTGAAGGTCCTTTAAACGTTGGCGCCTCCCTTCAAGGCTTATAACCTCTTCCCATGCCTCATCCCTCTTTCGGAAAGCATCCTTTAACTCCCTATCCTTTTCCTCCCACTTCTGCACCACTTTCTCCCTCTCAGCCACCTCCTTCTCCAGCTCCCTGACCTTTCGATCCTCTTCCTCCTTGGCTCTCAACTTCTCCCTCAGCCTCTTTTCCCCTTCTTCAACAGACATTTCCTCCCGCTTAAGGCCCTCACGAGCCTCCTCCAGATCCTTAGCCCTCAATTCCCAGTGGCGAAGCTCCCTCTCCCTCCGGATCAGATGCTCACGCCTCTCCTCAAAAACCCTTAACTGGGAGAGGCTTTCCTTCAAAGCCTCCCTCTCAGCCTGCAACTCCGGAGCAAACTTCCCTTCCTGAAGGATTCCCTCCAGCTCCCCTATCCGAGCCTTGAGCTCCGTAAGCTCCTGGATTGCAGCCTCAACGCCCCTCTTCTTCTCCTCAAGGCGTCCTTTTTGGGCCAGCAATTCCCCTTTCGATCGGAGGGAGCTTTGCGCTTCCACCACCCTTGCCAGAAGCTCCTCTTTCTCCTGCCCCAGTTTTACAACCCGCTCCTCTCCGGCTTTAATTAAGGCCTCCCTCTCCTCAATGCGCCTCTGAAACTCCCTCAGAAGTCCATCCCGGCGGTGAGCTGTAAGAGGCTGGCCACAGAGAGGGCAGGAAGCCTCAGCTTCGCCCAGCATTTCCAGCTGCTCCTTCAGCTTCCGCAACTCCTCTCCAGCCAGTTCCCTCTCCCTTTCCAACTTCCCCATCTCCTCCTTTATGTCCTCCACCCTTGCTTCCCAATCCCGCACCTCCCTTTCAAGGTTTTCCATCCAGGAAAGCTTTTCCTCCAACTTACTCAACTCCAGCTCATAGCCTTCCAGAGCTGAGGCTTCGTTTTCCAGCCTTCTGATCCGCTCCTTTAGGTCCCTGAGCTGAGCTTCCAATCGGCCTTTCTCTTCGCTTATCCTGGCCTCCAGTTCTCCCGCTCTATCCTTCAGAGGCCTGAGCTTGCCCAGCTCCACTTCCAGCTCTTCCATCTCGCTGCGGACTTCTTGAAGCTCCTTAAGGCCCTTACGGATTTCTTCCTCTTCCTGGAGCACCTCTTTATATTTTTCAATGCTCCTCCTGCCCTCTTCTATCTTCTTGATTATATCTTCTATCTCCCCTTCCAGCTCCCTGACCTTCCCCTGGGCCTGGTTCAACTTCTCCATGCTAAGGTCAAGCTCCCACAGCCTCCTTTCAATTTCCTCCTTTTCTTTCTGCAATTTGTTGCAAAATTCCCGGAAATCTTCGTATCTTTTTCTGGATTCTTTCAGCTTTTCCTCCAGCCCATCCTCTTTCCCTATTTCCACCTCTATTTGCTTCAACCTCCCCTTGATTTCCGCTTCCTTCATCTCCCCCTCTTTCCGCTTTTCCTTCGCTCTCTCTGCCAGAAGCTCGTACTGTTCAAGGTTGAGAATTCGCCCCAACACCTCTTTGCGCTCAGCTGGAGACCTGGAGGTGAATTCCCCCGCCCTGCCCTGGACCAGAAAAGCAGAGTTTACGAAGGTATCATAATCCATACAGAGGATCCTCTCCACCTTCCTCTGGGTCTCCTTCAGTCCCGCCTCCGTGATGGGCAGATATTTTCCATTTTCTTCGTCCCATTGCATCAAGAAAAGCTGCTCTTTTGGGTTCCCGTGCTTATTGTATACCCTCTTTACCTTGTACTTAGTGTTGCCGGCAATGAACTCCAGCTCCACGCTCATACTATCAGCCCCGTGATGCACCAGATCTTGGGAACTACTGCTCCGGGAAGCTTTACCCCACAAGGCCCAGGTTATGGCATCCAGGAGGGCCGATTTCCCGCTGCCGTTTTCCCCACAAATGCAAGCTATGTTGATGCCTTGCAGGTCAAGCTCCGAACACTGATAGCTTAAAAAGTTCTCCATCTTTATCCTCAACGGAATCATCTCAGCCCCCTCCCTCAATTTCCACAGTTTCCCAAACTTGGGAAGATTTTACCTTCTGCTGCTGATTAAGTCAAAAAAATAAAAAAAAGGTAGTAGGCCCTGGGGATTCTGTGGAAATTGTGGAATACTTCTAACGCTGGCGGAGGTAATCCTTGAGAAGGGAAAGCTGCTTCCCCACTTTCTCGTCCGTTTTGAGAAGGCGGGAAATCCTTTCGTACCCGTAGACCACAGTGGAATGGTCCTTACCACCCAACAGCTTAGCTATTTGGGGAAAGGAGAGGGAAAAGCAATCCCTCAAGAGATACATCGCCACCTGACGGGCAAAGGTTACATCCCGGTCACGACGGGAGCTTCTGAGGTCCTCGGGAGAAAGATGGAAAAACTCGGCCACAGATTTTACAACTTCCTCAGGAGACAGGGTCTCTTCTCTCTCCTTCACTGTCCCGTTCAAGGCCAGAGAGACCGTCTCCAGGGTTGGTTTAGCACCCATGAAGTGGAGGTGGGCTATAACCCTATTGAGAGCACCTTCCAGTTCTCTCACATTGCTCTGAATCCTTGAGGCTATGAATTCTATCACTTCCTCTGGCAAATTCACCCCTCTCTGGCCGGCTTTGGCTTTGAGGATAGCGATGCGGGTCTGGAGATCCGGCGGCTGAATTTCTACCACAAGTCCCCCTTCAAACCTGGACCGCAACCTTTCTGCCAGAGGGTGGATAGTCTTGGGAGGGCGGTCGCTTGCGATTACGATTTGTTTCTGGCTTTTGTGAAGGGCATTGAAGGTGTGGAACAGCTCTTCTTGAACGCACTCTTTACCCGCCAGGAATTGGATATCATCCATGAGGAAAAGGTCTATAGAGCGATAGCGAGCCCGGAAGTCACCGGTGCGTTTGCTACGGATGGAGGTTATGAAATCGTTGGTGAAATCTTCGGCTGAAATGTAGAGGGCTTTACGGTAGTTCCTGGAGGCATAGTGGCCTATGGCGTGAAGGAGGTGCGTTTTGCCCAGGCCAACCCCTCCGTAAATGAAAAGGGGGTTATAGGCCTGATGCTCGCATCTGGCCACAGCCAGAGCCGCGTTGTAGGCCAGCTTGTTCCCGGGCCCTACCGTGAAGTTTTCGAAGGTGTAATCGGGATGGAAGGTGTAAGATTTAGCTTTCTCCCTTAAGAGGGGGGGAATTTCCCTCAGCTTCGGCGGAGGTGGTGGCTGAACTACAAAGTTTATCTCCACAGTCCTCCCCATGACGCTGGAAGCTGTCCTCTTTATAAGGCCCATGAGCCGGTTCTCCAGCCAGTCCTTGGCGAAAGCTGTAGGCACACCAATCACGAAGGTTCCGTCCTCATATCCAAGGAAAGTTGTGCCCCTGAGCCAAGTGTCAAAGGTGGCTTTGGTCATTTTGAGCTGTAACTCTCCCAGGGTGGCCTGCCATACTTCTTCCGGTTTCACGGGATTTCTCCCCCCTGCGCTTTCGGAAAAGCAAGATAAATTTTAGCCCCGAGGATCTCAGGTAGCAACAGGCCTCCCACAGGTAGCAATTTTATACCATAAGCTTACCCCACTAATCCTTGGGGGATGGTGCGAATTCACTGACTAAAGGGAGGTGCCCTGGGGCGATCGATCGGGCTAAAATTTTTAATCTTCGGGCAAAGCAAAAAAGAGCGAGCGTCGGGAATTGACCAGCCAGTGAAGGAAAATGCGTTCCATTGACATGGGGGAAAGCTCAGTGTTATAATGGAATCGGAGGGGAAAGTTTATGGAATTTAAGGATTACTATAAAATCCTTGGCGTGGATAAAAACGCCTCCCTGGAGGAGATAAAGAAAGCTTACAGGCGCCTGGCCCGGCAGTATCACCCGGATATGAACCCGGGCAATAAGGAAGCTGAGGCCAAGTTCAAAGAAATAAACGAGGCCTATGAGGTTCTTTCAGATCCTGAAAAGCGCCGCAAATACGATGCTATGCGAGAGAGCTGGTGGCAGTGGCAGAGGATGGGAGGATCACCCGAGTCCTACGATTGGAGCCGATGGTTCGGGCAGGGCTGGCCCGGGGAGACTTTCCGGGTGGAGTTCAGAACCCTTGAGGACTTGCTGGGGGATTTTTTCAAGACTTTCTTTGGAGATTTTGGCCTCGGAGAACGTTTCCGAACGGCGACTCGCGAGGAAGAAGCTACTATAACTATAACTCTCGAGGAGGCCTTTACCGGAACGACCAAAATTCTGGAAATAGATGGACGCAGGGTTGAAGTTAAAATACCGCCAGGGATTAAAGATGGCTCCCGTATACGCCTGGCGGGCCTTGGAAAATACGTGTATGGCCGTGGCTATCAGGACCTTTACCTAAAGGTTAATGTACAACCTCACCCAATTTTTCGCCGGGAAGAGGATAACCTTTACTGTGAAATCCCCATAGACCTTTATACAGCCATTTTGGGCGGTGAAGTGGAAGTCCCAACCCTTTCGGGAAAAGTCCTCCTCAAAATACCGCCCGAAACCCAGGTTGGGCAGGTATTCCGCTTAAGGGGGCAAGGTATGCCCAATGTCAATAATCCTTCGGTCAAAGGCGACCTTTTTGTAAAAGTAAAAGTTCAGCTCCCTAAAAATCTGACCTCTAAGGAGCGAGAGCTCTTCCGGGAGCTGGCAAAATTAAGGGCTGGGAGGAGATAATTATGCTGGAGCCCCTGCTGAATTATTCCCCTACGAAGAACCCGGTGGTTAGCCTTTACCTTAATACGGATATGACCCGGCGCCTAAAAGAGGAGGTGCTTTTAGTCCTCAAGGGCTTTCTGAAAGACATTTCAGACCGGGCAAGCCCTTACGATATAGAAAAAATCGAAAACTTTTTCACTCTCGAATACGATTGGCAGGCCAAAGGGGTGGCTGTGTTTTCCAGCGCTGAGGATGACTTCTGGCTCAATTATTCCTTTCCCAGGCCTTTCAACGATGAAATCCAGGTGCTCCCCGAGCCTTACATCCGCCCCCTGGTCCACCTTCTTTCCCTGCATGAGCGGTACGGCATAGCCCTGGTAAGCCGTGAGCAGGCCCGTTTCTTCAGCTTTAACATGGGGGAACTGGAAGAATTCGGTGGGATAAGCGGAACCATCCCGGGCAAGCATAAGCAGGGGGGCTGGGCTCAGGCCCGGTACCAGCGCCACATCGATGAGCATGCAGCTCAACAGCTGAAAAGCGCAGCCGAAGCCTTCGCACGCCTGTGGGAAAAAGAAAAATTTGACTATGCCATCCTGGGTGGAACAGAGGAAAACGTCAAAGCTTTCCGGGAGCTTCTCCCTCGTCCTGTTCAGGAAGCTATCGCCACAACCTTTACTGCTGATATAATGGCCTCGGTTTCGGACCTTAAGGAGGAACTTCTGGCCCTTATAGAGAATTTTGAACGCCAGCGGAATGAAGAGCTCGTTCGCTGGGCTATAACCGAGGCAGCTAAGGGCCGCAGGGCCACTTCAGGCCTTGATGATACCATTAACGCTGTAAGGGAAGGAAGAGTCAACATTTTGCTCCTGGATCCCGAGTTCAAGGCCCCGGGCAAAAAATGTCTCAATTGCGGCTATATGACCTCGCAGCAGATAGAGATATGCCCTGTATGCTCATTCACCCTGGATGAGAGACCCGATATTTTGAACGATGCCGTAGCTGAAACCCTAAGGAAAGGGGGAAAAATCGTGCCCCTTTCCGGGAATCGCAAGCTTGCCTCGGCGGGTCACGTTGCTTCTATTTTGCGATACTGAATTCAGGAGGTTGGAGAGATCATGTATCAGCTCGATCAATTTACGGAAAAAGCTCAGGAAGCTGCAATGCGCACCCATGAAATAATTCAGCGCTTCGGCCACTCAATGGCCGATACCGAACATATGCTTTTAGCTTTGCTGGAGCAGGCCAATGGCACCGTCCCCATGCTCCTGGAGTCTATGGGAGTTGATCCCTATGAAATGAGGAATGAACTGGAAAAAATCCTCAGGGCCCTTCCCCAGGCTCCGGCCTTCTATGCCTCTTTTTCAACAAGCCAATTCTATATGACCCCTCGCCTCAAAAAAGTGATGGATCTGGCAAAAGAAGAAGCCCGCCGCATGGGGGACCAATACGTTTCCACCGAACATATATTCCTGGCTATCGCCAGCGAGAGCGGCTCCCATGCAGCCAGGCTTTTAGCCCGTTACCGCATCACAAAAGCCGATATATACGAAGCTATAAAAGAACTGCGCAAAGGTCAGAAGGTGCTGGATCCAGATATGGAAAGCCGATATAGAATCCTGGAGCGCTTCAGCCAAGACCTTGTCCAGATGGCTTTGGAGGGGAAACTCGACCCGGTCATAGGGCGCGAGGCGGAAATAATGCGGGTTATACAGGTCCTTTGCCGGCGCATAAAAAACAACCCGGTCCTCATAGGAAAGGCTGGCGTAGGCAAAACCGCCATCGTGGAAGGCCTCGCCCAGAAGATAGCAGCGGGAGAGGTCCCGGAAATCCTCCAGGGAACCAGAATCCTCTCCCTGGACCTAGGAGCCATGATTGCCGGGACCAAGCTCAGGGGAGAGTTTGAGGAGCGCCTCAAAGCCGCTATTAACGAAATCAAGAACTCTCAAGGAAAGATCATCCTCTTTATAGACGAAATCCACACCATCGTGGGGACAGGGGGAGCTTTAGGGGCGATGGATGCAGCCACCATCCTCAAACCTGCTTTGGCCAGGGGAGAACTTCGCTGTATCGGGACCACAACCCCAGATGACTACCGCAAATTTATTGAGAGAGACCCAGCTCTGGAGCGGCGTTTCGCCCCTGTTTACGTGGAGGAACCTTCCATTGAGGAAGCCATTGCAATGTTAAAAGGCCTCCGTTCCCGCTACGAAGAGCATCACAGGGTTGTTATCACCGACCAGGCCCTGGAAGCCGCCGTAAGGCTTTCCCACCGTTACGTAACTGACCGCTCCCTACCCGATAAGGCCGTTGACCTCATCGATGAAGCGGCAGCTAAGGTGCGGATTGCTACCCTTAACCTTCCTTCAGACCTCAAAGAGATTCAGAAGAAGATAAAAGAGCTCAAAGCCCAGGAAGAAGACGCCTTCTCCTCCGGGAACTTTGAGCGGCATGCTCGGATCAAAACCGAGAGGCTTCGTCTTGAGGAAGAATTCCGGCGCAGGCACGAAGCCTGGAGAAAGGAAGCCGGAATAGATGAGGTGGTGGATCAGGAGGACATAGCTGAGGTTGTATCCACCTGGACAGGTGTCCCGGTATACAACCTTATGGAAAGTGAGGCTCAGAAGCTTCTCCGGATGGAAGAATATCTCCATCAGCGCATAGTAGGACAGGAAGAGGCTATTGCTGCCGTCTCCGATGCTATAAGGAGAGCTCGCTCTGGCCTTAAGGACCCACGCCGCCCCATAGCCACCTTCATTTTCCTGGGGCCATCAGGAGTTGGCAAAACCGAATTGGCCAAAGCCTTGGCCTGGTTCCTTTTTGACGATGAAGATGCTCTTGTCCGCATTGACATGAGCGAATACCAGGAACGCCACACTGTCTCGCGTCTCATTGGCGCACCTCCTGGCTATGTGGGTTACGAAGAGGGAGGCCAGCTTACCGAAGCCGTCCGCCGTCGTCCCTACAGGGTCATCCTCTTTGACGAGGTGGAAAAGGCTCATCCTGACGTCTGGAACACCCTTCTCCAGGTTCTGGACGAAGGCCGTTTGACCGATGGTCATGGACGAACGGTGGATTTTCGCAATACAGTCATCATTATGACTTCCAACATCGGCACAAGGCACGCTTACCGCAGTGGAACCATAGGTTTCCTGCGCTCAGAAAACCTCACCCCTGAGGAGAAGGAGTTGCGGCGGGAGATAGAAGCTCACCTTAAGGCTACCTTCAGACCTGAATTCCTGAACCGGATTGACGAAATCATCGTCTTTCATGCCCTCACGAAAGAGCAGGTCAAACAGATCGTGGACCTTCAGCTTAAAGAGATAAACCAGAGGCTGAGGGATCAGGGGGTTAAACTGGAGCTGACGGAAAGAGCCAGAGATTGGCTTGCCGAAAAAGGCTATGATCCCAACTTTGGAGCGAGACCCCTTCGTCGGGCCATGCAGAAACTTGTGGAGAACCCGTTAGCCAAGAAGCTCCTAAAAGGCGATTTCAAGTTCGGTGACATAATCTTAGTGGACTTTGACGAGGATAAGGAGGAGCTGACTTTTGAGCGTAAGGGCGAGCTGAGCCTGGCCTCTGCCCCCGCTGAAGCTGCTGAAATTGAGAGGGGTAAATAAGCTAAAAACGAAAAGGGAGCTGGGTGTGAAAGGGTTAGTAAAATGCCCTTTGTGTGATGAGTTAGTAAGAGAGAATCTGCGCCAGCATGTCCTCTCTCTTCATGGAGAAGAAGGGTTTCGGCGTGCTATTTTGCTGGAGAAAGAGAGCGGGATGTCTGATGCTGAAATTGGTCGCCGTTATGGTATTTCTTTTGGCACTCTCCAGCAGCTTGTCACTCAGCTCTATGGAGTAAACCTCAGCGTTCTTCGCCCCCCAAAGCGTATAAAACGATGGTGCCCTCCTAATTTTCGCTTAGAAACTACCACTGTATGGAGTTTCAAGCAACGGGGCGATTGGGCCACTCACGATGGCCGCTATCGTGGAAACTGGTCCCCATATATACCACGAAATATCATTTTAAGGTATTCCCAACCAGGGGATCTCGTAATGGATTACTTTGTCGGCGGTGGGACAACTGCAGTAGAAGCAAAACTTCTTGGCCGTCGCTGTATTGCGCGAGACATAAATCCCCAAGCGATAGCTTTAACTTTGCAGAACCTTGAGTTTTCCCCTCCTCCTTCGCTTCTAAATGGGAAAACTATTTACGAACCGATTGTGGAAGTTGGAGATGCCCGAGATCTTTCCAGCATTCCGGATGAGAGTGTGGATCTGATTTGTGCTCATCCTCCCTATGCTGGGATCATCAAATACTCCAGTGGCGTTCCTGGGGACCTATCTGCTCTTCCACTTCCTAAGTTTTTGAAGGAAATGCAGCGGGTTGCGGAAGAGAGTCTACGAGTGCTAAAACCAGGTGGAAAATGTGCAATCTTGGTTGGCGATGCACGGAAGTCTAAACACGTTGTCCCTATCGGCTTTATGTTAATAAGGACCTTTCTGGATGTTGGCTTCAAGTTGAAAGAGCTCATCATCAAAAGGCAACATAATTGCAGAATGACAGGTTTCTGGTATGAAAGGAGCATCCATTACAATTTTCTGTTATTAGCTCATGAGTATCTTCCTGTTTTTGAGAAGCCCAGGGTTACCTTCGTTAAGGAACCGACTCCAGTTTGGGAGCAATCCTTAACCTACCGGATAATGTTGGAAAAAATTCGCCAGGTAAAGGCGGAACATTTAGAGACAACCACTGTATGGATTTTTCCAAGCGAACGCCAGGAGGAAGAAATTAAGCGCAATCTTAGCTGGAGATATGCCGGAAATAGAGAGGATTTTCTCAAAATTCAATTTAGCCCCTGTTGGGAACACGACAGCCTTCAATTACCACTTTGGAAAAACGATTTAATGCTGGTCCAAGGATTAGAAGAATGGGATGAAGGGAGCTTCGCAGGTTACAGAAAGGTGGTGAAAGAGCTTGCTCGGCAAGTCAATTGCGCTTATTTGGTCATAGAAGCGAAGGATTTCAGGAGACATAATGGTGAACTTGTCCCGGCCGCTTTGTTATTGTGGGAAGACTTGGAACCTCAAAAATCATTGGTTCTCAAAGAGATTATAATCGTTGTACCGGAGGAGCTTACCTCTGAGTTTAATGCAGCTGACTTAAGGATTGTGCATAAATACCTCCTGGTTTACGCGAGGAAGCGACCATGAATCCGCGAAACACTTCTACAGGGAAAGTGCTGGAAGCTCTGATTCTCCCTGCATTGGAGCAGGGAGGATACAAATACAGGAAACGTGCCTTTGTGGGCACACGTTTGGGTGGAGGTAAACATTTTGTAGATGTTTTAGCAGAAGATTCGGAAGGTAAAAAGTATCTCATTTCACTGAAGTGGCAACAAGTTCCCGGTACGGCTGAACAAAAAGTGCCTTTCGAGGTTTTGAGTTTGATTGATGCGATTCTTTCTTCGGGGGGAAAGTTCTACAAAGCATACCTGGTACTCGGTGGCCCTGGATGGCGTTTGCGAGAATTTTTCGTAAAAGGAGGGTTAAGCAAGTATTTGCGTTATGGTGAAAGATTTTATCGCCTTGGCTAACAGACAAAATTTGTGAGATAAGGAGAAGAAATGGCTGTTATCTTCCCTTTCACGGCTATCGTTGGGCAGGAAAAAATGAAACTGGCCCTTATCCTCAATGCCATAAACCCCCAGATAGGTGGGGTTCTGATAAGAGGGGAGAGGGGTACGGCTAAGTCTACTGCAGCCAGAGCCTTGGCCTATTTGCTCCCTGAAATCAAAGTTGTGGCTGATTGCCCCTTCAATTGCGATCCCGATAACTCCGAAAACATGTGTGATTTTTGCAAAGAAAGGGTAGCCAGAGGGGAAAAGCTCCCTGTTGCATGGCGGAAAACTCGCTTTGTGGACCTGCCCGTAAGCGCTACCGAAGATAGAGTTGTGGGAACTCTGGATATTGAGGCAGCTATAAAGCGTGGAGAACGCCGCTTCCAGCCTGGGGTCTTGGCTGCTGCTAACCGCGGTCTACTTTACGTGGACGAGGTAAATCTTCTGGATGATCACGTGGTGGATCTCCTCCTTGATTCCGCCGCCATGGGAGTCAATGTGGTGGAAAGAGAGGGCATATCTTTCTCTCATCCCGCCCGCTTTATCTTAGTAGGGACCATGAACCCTGAAGAGGGGGAGCTAAGGCCCCAGCTTTTAGACCGATTTGCCCTCTGCGTGGAGATAAAGGGCATAACGGATCCCGAGTTGAGGGTGGAAATCGTTAAAAGGGCTGTGGAATTTGAAAAGGATCCCGAAGGATTCAGGAAGAAATGGGAGCCCAGAGAGAAGCGTTTATCCCAGGAAATAGCCAGGGCGCGGGAGCTCCTGCCCCATGTCACTTACACTGAAACCGACCTTTACACTATCGCCAGGCTTACCTCCTCCTTTCAGGTGGATGGACACCGCGCTGATATAGTAATCCTTAAGACGGCCATAGCCCACGCCGCCTTCCGGGGACGCTCCCAGATCACCGATGAAGATATACTGATCGCTGCTGAGCTGGCACTGCCCCATCGCTTGCGCAAGCATCCCTTCCAGGAAGGTGGCATTACTTCTGAAGAGCTTGGGGCTGCCCTCAAAGAACTCTCTCAAGAATTACTCCTTCTCCGCAATGGGGGAGGCGATGAGGAATCAGAAGGGGGTAGAAAAACCGAGCCAAAGGAAGAGCAGGGCGAAGGGGAAGGCCAGGTCCCTTCACAGCCCACAGGCCAGCTCCTGAAAGGATACAAAACCGAACCTCTTGGCTTAAAAGCTCGCTCCCCTGACAACCCCGTTCCCGTGGGCGAAACTTTCAAACCCAAGCTATTAAGCACTCCACTGGATAGAATAACCCGGAAGATAGCAGGCAAACGCAGTTACACCATTACCACCCGTAAGCGGGGTCGGTATATCCGCAGTCTTCCTGCTGAAACTCCAACCATGGATATAGCTTTTGATGCGACCGTCCGTTATGCTGCTCCTTATCAACTTTCTCGACCCAGAGGGGAAACGGCCATAACCCTTACCCTTTCAGATTTGAGGAAAAAAGTCAGGGTGCGCAGGGCTTCGAACCTCGTCCTTTTCGTGGTGGATGCCAGCTGGTCCATGGCCGCTTCCGAGAGGATGAAGGCGGCTAAAGGAGCTGTGATGTCTCTCCTGCAGGATGCGTACAGGCGTCGGGATATGGTGGGCCTTATTGTATTCCAAAAACAGGAGGCAAGGGTTGTCCTTCCTCCTACCACCAGCATTGATTTAGCTCAGCGTGCTTTAAAGGATATACCAGTTGGAGGTAAAACTCCCCTATCCAGTGGATTGTACCTTGCCCGTAAGGTTCTGAAAATAGAAAGGCTAAAGCATCCGGAACTGCGTCCGCTTCTGGTTCTGCTAACCGATGGAGCAGCCAACGTCTCCATGGGCACGATGCATCCTCATAAAGAAGCTCTTAAAATTGCTGAGGCCATTCGACGGGATGGAGTCCATTCTGTTGTCATAAACCTGGAATTTCAAGCCTTTGACCGTGGACTTGCTCGGGAATTAGCCGATGCCCTGGGGGGGCCCTGTTACAGGCTAAAAGATTTAGGAGCCAGAGAATTATACGAGGCAGTCAAGGAAGCCCTTGGGGATTAGATTTTACGCTGATTTAGCCCTCCTGATAGTTACAGCCATATGGGGATCCACTTTTATTGTGGTAAAAGAGGCTATTTCCTGTTACCCCACCTTCTCTTTCCTTTCCCTCCGGTTTTTCCTGGCGGTCCTTTCATTTTTACCTCTGCTTCTGGGGAGCAAAAACCCCTTCAAAGCAGAAGAGTTCAAGGCTGGATTTCTAGTCGGGCTGTTCCTTTTCGCCGGTTATGCCTTCCAAACCATGGGGCTCAGGTTCACTACAGCCAGTAAAGCTGGTTTCATCACAGGTCTTTCAGTCGTAATAGTTCCAATTCTTTCTGCTTTGTTTTTGAGCCAGAGTCCCCCTGGGAGAGTATGGTTGGGCGCAGGCTTAGCAGCCCTCGGGCTTGCTTTTCTCTCCCTCAGGGGTAGTCTCATCCCTTCCTATGGCGACCTTCTGGTGCTGGTCTGTGCGGTAGCTTACGCAGCCCAGATCGTAGCTCTGGGCAAGTTTGCACCACGGATGCGGCTTTTCCCCCTGACGTTTGCTCAGCTTTTAACAGTAATGTTCATGAGCACAATTTTCGCTTTAATCTTTGAAAGGCCGATTCAAATCCCAACCTCAAAAGTAATAGGAGCTGCCCTTTTCACCGGGATTCCAGCTACTTCTCTGGCCTTTGGGGTCCAAACTTTCGCTCAGAGGTATACTTCTCCATCTCATGCTGCCCTTATTTTTTCCGCCGAGCCCGTTTTTGCCGCCTTATTTGCTTTTTTAATAGCCGGCGAGGTCCTTGGAACCAGGGAACTTTTGGGTTGTCTTCTAATCTTGGGGGCCATGCTTTTAGCTGAAATGTAGGCCCAACTTTCGTTCTTCAGCAGGTTGAGTTATTTTTCGCGTAAAGTTTGACCGAGGCCTTTTCCAGAGTATAATAAGGCGAAGGGATTGCCTGTGCACGAAAGGAGGCGAAATGCTTAAACTTTTCCCCAGTCCGCGGGGGGGTCTTGAAATCCCCCAGGAGTTAAGAAGGCGATATGGTTTGGAGAATGGTACTGGTTTTCTGGCCGAGGTAACGG contains:
- a CDS encoding AAA family ATPase; translation: MYQLDQFTEKAQEAAMRTHEIIQRFGHSMADTEHMLLALLEQANGTVPMLLESMGVDPYEMRNELEKILRALPQAPAFYASFSTSQFYMTPRLKKVMDLAKEEARRMGDQYVSTEHIFLAIASESGSHAARLLARYRITKADIYEAIKELRKGQKVLDPDMESRYRILERFSQDLVQMALEGKLDPVIGREAEIMRVIQVLCRRIKNNPVLIGKAGVGKTAIVEGLAQKIAAGEVPEILQGTRILSLDLGAMIAGTKLRGEFEERLKAAINEIKNSQGKIILFIDEIHTIVGTGGALGAMDAATILKPALARGELRCIGTTTPDDYRKFIERDPALERRFAPVYVEEPSIEEAIAMLKGLRSRYEEHHRVVITDQALEAAVRLSHRYVTDRSLPDKAVDLIDEAAAKVRIATLNLPSDLKEIQKKIKELKAQEEDAFSSGNFERHARIKTERLRLEEEFRRRHEAWRKEAGIDEVVDQEDIAEVVSTWTGVPVYNLMESEAQKLLRMEEYLHQRIVGQEEAIAAVSDAIRRARSGLKDPRRPIATFIFLGPSGVGKTELAKALAWFLFDDEDALVRIDMSEYQERHTVSRLIGAPPGYVGYEEGGQLTEAVRRRPYRVILFDEVEKAHPDVWNTLLQVLDEGRLTDGHGRTVDFRNTVIIMTSNIGTRHAYRSGTIGFLRSENLTPEEKELRREIEAHLKATFRPEFLNRIDEIIVFHALTKEQVKQIVDLQLKEINQRLRDQGVKLELTERARDWLAEKGYDPNFGARPLRRAMQKLVENPLAKKLLKGDFKFGDIILVDFDEDKEELTFERKGELSLASAPAEAAEIERGK
- a CDS encoding DNA methyltransferase, which gives rise to MKRWCPPNFRLETTTVWSFKQRGDWATHDGRYRGNWSPYIPRNIILRYSQPGDLVMDYFVGGGTTAVEAKLLGRRCIARDINPQAIALTLQNLEFSPPPSLLNGKTIYEPIVEVGDARDLSSIPDESVDLICAHPPYAGIIKYSSGVPGDLSALPLPKFLKEMQRVAEESLRVLKPGGKCAILVGDARKSKHVVPIGFMLIRTFLDVGFKLKELIIKRQHNCRMTGFWYERSIHYNFLLLAHEYLPVFEKPRVTFVKEPTPVWEQSLTYRIMLEKIRQVKAEHLETTTVWIFPSERQEEEIKRNLSWRYAGNREDFLKIQFSPCWEHDSLQLPLWKNDLMLVQGLEEWDEGSFAGYRKVVKELARQVNCAYLVIEAKDFRRHNGELVPAALLLWEDLEPQKSLVLKEIIIVVPEELTSEFNAADLRIVHKYLLVYARKRP
- a CDS encoding putative cobaltochelatase, whose protein sequence is MAVIFPFTAIVGQEKMKLALILNAINPQIGGVLIRGERGTAKSTAARALAYLLPEIKVVADCPFNCDPDNSENMCDFCKERVARGEKLPVAWRKTRFVDLPVSATEDRVVGTLDIEAAIKRGERRFQPGVLAAANRGLLYVDEVNLLDDHVVDLLLDSAAMGVNVVEREGISFSHPARFILVGTMNPEEGELRPQLLDRFALCVEIKGITDPELRVEIVKRAVEFEKDPEGFRKKWEPREKRLSQEIARARELLPHVTYTETDLYTIARLTSSFQVDGHRADIVILKTAIAHAAFRGRSQITDEDILIAAELALPHRLRKHPFQEGGITSEELGAALKELSQELLLLRNGGGDEESEGGRKTEPKEEQGEGEGQVPSQPTGQLLKGYKTEPLGLKARSPDNPVPVGETFKPKLLSTPLDRITRKIAGKRSYTITTRKRGRYIRSLPAETPTMDIAFDATVRYAAPYQLSRPRGETAITLTLSDLRKKVRVRRASNLVLFVVDASWSMAASERMKAAKGAVMSLLQDAYRRRDMVGLIVFQKQEARVVLPPTTSIDLAQRALKDIPVGGKTPLSSGLYLARKVLKIERLKHPELRPLLVLLTDGAANVSMGTMHPHKEALKIAEAIRRDGVHSVVINLEFQAFDRGLARELADALGGPCYRLKDLGARELYEAVKEALGD
- a CDS encoding DMT family transporter, with the protein product MGIRFYADLALLIVTAIWGSTFIVVKEAISCYPTFSFLSLRFFLAVLSFLPLLLGSKNPFKAEEFKAGFLVGLFLFAGYAFQTMGLRFTTASKAGFITGLSVVIVPILSALFLSQSPPGRVWLGAGLAALGLAFLSLRGSLIPSYGDLLVLVCAVAYAAQIVALGKFAPRMRLFPLTFAQLLTVMFMSTIFALIFERPIQIPTSKVIGAALFTGIPATSLAFGVQTFAQRYTSPSHAALIFSAEPVFAALFAFLIAGEVLGTRELLGCLLILGAMLLAEM